A section of the Nitrospinaceae bacterium genome encodes:
- the aspS gene encoding aspartate--tRNA(Asp/Asn) ligase translates to MTRQLLRTHNCGELSEKNIDESVTLCGWVHTRRDHGGLIFIDLWDKEGLTQVVLNPQIDSLAHQHAQSLRGNYVMAVHGKVRSRPEGMVNPKLKTGKIEVYIDDLQILNRSETPPFTGWDDQDVSEVLRLKNRYLDLRSDALQHNLKTRYEITRVIRQVLDKHGFIEVETPMLTKSTPEGARDYLVPSRLNPKKFYALPQSPQLFKQILMVAGMDRYFQIVKCFRDEDLRQDRQPEFTQIDMEMSFLDETQLFPLVEEMMQTVYKEVLGVSIETPFPVLKYQDAIDRFGSDKPDLRFGLELVDLGEVVQGTSFKVFADVLKKGGQIRAINVKNSAEVLSRKALDDLTELAKTYGAKGMAWIKMQKGELQSPIIKFFEKDMLDRLISTMQGEDGDTIVFIADKPKVVADALAHIRLAVGRQLNLIDEKKINLAWVTEFPLLEYNEEEKRYTAMHHPFTAPNEEDLEKFADAPEKISSRAYDLVLNGNEIAGGSIRIHQKEVQEKMFKLLGIGQEEAELKFGFLLDALQYGAPPHGGIAFGLDRLAMLICGADSIRDVIAFPKTQKATCLMTQAPSDIDLKQLKELKLKYDLS, encoded by the coding sequence GGGATCATGGCGGCCTGATCTTCATCGACCTCTGGGACAAGGAAGGTTTGACCCAGGTGGTCCTCAACCCACAGATAGACTCTCTCGCCCACCAGCACGCCCAGTCCCTGCGCGGCAATTACGTCATGGCAGTGCATGGAAAAGTGCGGAGCCGCCCCGAAGGCATGGTCAACCCCAAACTTAAAACCGGCAAAATCGAGGTGTATATCGATGATCTCCAGATACTGAATCGATCCGAAACCCCGCCGTTTACCGGCTGGGACGATCAGGACGTCTCAGAAGTCTTAAGGCTGAAAAACCGTTACCTCGATCTCAGGAGCGATGCTCTGCAACACAACCTGAAGACCCGCTATGAGATCACCCGCGTGATCCGTCAGGTTCTGGACAAGCACGGCTTCATCGAGGTGGAAACGCCCATGCTGACCAAAAGCACGCCGGAAGGCGCACGCGACTATCTGGTTCCCAGCCGCTTGAACCCAAAAAAGTTCTACGCCCTGCCCCAGTCCCCGCAGTTGTTCAAACAGATTTTGATGGTCGCGGGCATGGACCGTTATTTTCAGATCGTCAAATGCTTTCGCGACGAAGACCTGCGTCAGGACCGGCAACCGGAATTCACGCAGATCGATATGGAGATGTCGTTTCTCGATGAAACGCAGTTGTTTCCCCTGGTCGAGGAAATGATGCAGACCGTATATAAGGAAGTCCTCGGGGTATCCATCGAAACGCCCTTCCCGGTTCTTAAATATCAGGATGCCATCGACCGGTTCGGCTCCGACAAACCCGATTTGCGCTTCGGGCTGGAATTGGTGGATTTGGGCGAGGTGGTTCAAGGAACCAGTTTCAAGGTATTCGCGGATGTCCTCAAAAAAGGTGGCCAGATCCGGGCCATCAACGTTAAAAACAGCGCCGAAGTTCTGTCCCGAAAAGCCCTCGATGATCTGACCGAACTGGCTAAAACTTACGGCGCCAAAGGCATGGCCTGGATCAAGATGCAAAAGGGCGAATTACAATCCCCGATCATCAAGTTTTTTGAAAAGGACATGCTCGACCGGCTGATTTCCACGATGCAGGGTGAAGACGGCGACACCATCGTCTTCATCGCCGACAAGCCCAAGGTCGTCGCCGACGCCCTGGCTCATATCCGGCTGGCGGTCGGGCGGCAGCTCAACCTGATCGACGAGAAAAAAATCAACCTCGCGTGGGTCACGGAGTTTCCTTTGCTGGAATATAACGAAGAAGAAAAACGTTACACCGCTATGCATCACCCGTTCACAGCGCCCAATGAGGAAGACCTCGAAAAGTTCGCGGACGCGCCCGAGAAAATTTCCTCCCGCGCTTACGACCTGGTGTTAAACGGCAATGAAATCGCCGGCGGCTCCATCCGTATTCACCAGAAGGAAGTGCAGGAAAAGATGTTCAAACTTCTTGGCATCGGTCAGGAGGAGGCGGAACTGAAATTCGGTTTCCTGCTCGACGCCCTGCAATACGGCGCGCCCCCGCACGGCGGCATCGCCTTCGGGCTCGACCGGCTGGCCATGCTGATCTGCGGTGCGGATTCCATCCGCGATGTGATCGCCTTTCCCAAAACCCAAAAAGCCACCTGCCTGATGA